In Labrys monachus, the genomic stretch CGCGAAGCAGGCGACGATCAGCCCGAAGCTCGCGAGCCCGGCCAGGATCAGCGGCAGGCTCGGCTGGCTGATCAGCCAGAACAAAGGCCAGGCCAGCAAAGCGAGCAGGCCCGAGCCCAGCAGCAGCAAAGGCTTGCGCCCGATGCGGTCGGAGACGATGCCGGAGGCCGGCAGCGCGGCGAGCAGCACGACGAGGGCGAAACTGTCCAGCGCCAGCGCCTCGGATTCGGCGAAATGATGCGTCTGCAGCAGCCATGTCGTCATGTAGATGAAGCACATGTAGAAGCCGACGCCGTTGACGAGGTTGAAGCCGATCACCTTGAGGATCGTGGTCCATTGCGTGCGGAAGGCGTCGCGGATCGGCGACATTTCCGCCCCCGTGGCCTTCACCTCCGGCTCCTTGGGCAGCCGGCGGCGGGCGATGAACACCAGCGCGCCGATGGCGACGCCGGTGAGGAAGGCGGCCCGCCAGCCCCAGGATCCCGCGGTCTGCGGCGGCAGGATGGCGGTGATGGCGGCGCCGACCAGCGATCCCAGCAACAGGCCGCCGATGGAGCCGAGCGGCGCATAGCTGCCCAATCGTCCGCGGCGGGACGGCAGGGCCTCCTCGACCAGCAGCACCATCGATGTCGTGTATTCGCCGCCGACCGCCAGGCCCTGCAGCAGGCGCAGGGCGACGAGCAGGGCCGGCGCGGCGATGCCGATGGTCTCGTAGGTCGGCAGCAGGCCCATCAGCAGGGTCGGCACCACCATCATCAGCACGGAGGCGACGACGGCGGCGCGCCGTCCCCGGCGGTCGCCGATATGGCCGAAGACCAGCCCGCCCAGCGGCCGGGCGATGAAGCCCACCGCGAAGACGCCGAAGGAAGCGAGCAGCGAGACGGTGGGATCGTGGGCCGGAAAGAATTGCTGGCCGATCGCGGCGGCGAAGAAGCCGTAGACCCCGAAATCATACCATTCCATCACATTGCCGGCGAGGCCGGCGATCACCGTGCGGCGCTCGGAGGTCTTGATCTGCAGGTTCAGCTCATGCGCGGTCCGCACGATCGCCCCGCCGATGAGGTCGAGCCGGCCGAGCTGCTCGATGCG encodes the following:
- a CDS encoding MFS transporter, which gives rise to MQHVSLIEELLLLTLEDAGGEFDEVPEVYLTCGVAGAALIDLSLQGRIDSDLRELWVADPTPTGDPVLDRVLAEIAAEPARLDPRAWIVRLAPKAPAMREAALASLCAKGILYRRDQSFLWVLHDRRYPVAAGQERPEAKRRLLALLFNDDIPHPEDAALVALADACFVFERFFKPAELKAVKPRIEQLGRLDLIGGAIVRTAHELNLQIKTSERRTVIAGLAGNVMEWYDFGVYGFFAAAIGQQFFPAHDPTVSLLASFGVFAVGFIARPLGGLVFGHIGDRRGRRAAVVASVLMMVVPTLLMGLLPTYETIGIAAPALLVALRLLQGLAVGGEYTTSMVLLVEEALPSRRGRLGSYAPLGSIGGLLLGSLVGAAITAILPPQTAGSWGWRAAFLTGVAIGALVFIARRRLPKEPEVKATGAEMSPIRDAFRTQWTTILKVIGFNLVNGVGFYMCFIYMTTWLLQTHHFAESEALALDSFALVVLLAALPASGIVSDRIGRKPLLLLGSGLLALLAWPLFWLISQPSLPLILAGLASFGLIVACFAGACPAFMVEAFPKHVRCSGLSVGYNLSLSIFGGTVPLVSVALIAATGDRLAPAFYLMLAAALSFVMATLIDAHPDEARAGW